The Acetivibrio saccincola genome window below encodes:
- a CDS encoding copper amine oxidase N-terminal domain-containing protein, with protein MKKIVLFITVLVIMLMAFTTTSFAQLPLRVVVNGDRVNFPDAEPFIDDNGRTQVPVRFVSEALGAKVDWEGKTKTVTISQGDKEIKIVIGKKEYTINGEKNLMDTEALLKEDRTFVPVRFVSEGLGARVDWDSAVRTVYIDTREKGDIKDDTPKDGSIIEKNGYLVPNDTNIIIAKAQESKIVETSISINVLRPNFEKQKEDLVFAIESKFGKDIANEVKKHIEPKKKRWDYIPEKYIYVEETKQYIWISESETADVSIDILVPGYVPNRSQYNDVVVEWEN; from the coding sequence ATGAAAAAGATAGTTTTATTTATAACAGTATTAGTTATTATGCTAATGGCTTTCACAACAACATCATTTGCCCAATTGCCTCTTCGTGTAGTGGTAAATGGCGATAGGGTGAATTTTCCGGATGCAGAGCCGTTTATAGACGACAACGGCAGGACACAGGTACCGGTGAGGTTTGTAAGTGAAGCGTTAGGGGCAAAAGTAGATTGGGAAGGAAAAACAAAAACAGTTACAATATCCCAGGGAGATAAAGAAATAAAGATAGTAATTGGAAAAAAGGAATATACAATAAATGGTGAGAAGAATTTAATGGACACAGAAGCACTGCTGAAAGAAGACAGAACCTTTGTACCTGTAAGGTTTGTAAGTGAGGGGTTAGGTGCAAGGGTAGATTGGGATTCTGCTGTAAGGACGGTTTATATTGATACTAGGGAAAAAGGCGACATAAAGGATGACACACCAAAGGATGGAAGTATTATAGAAAAAAATGGTTACTTAGTGCCAAATGATACAAATATAATAATTGCAAAGGCTCAAGAAAGTAAAATTGTTGAAACAAGCATATCTATAAATGTTTTGAGACCAAATTTTGAAAAGCAAAAAGAAGATTTAGTGTTTGCAATAGAAAGTAAATTTGGGAAAGATATAGCAAATGAAGTGAAAAAACATATTGAACCAAAGAAAAAAAGATGGGATTATATACCAGAAAAATACATATATGTTGAGGAAACAAAACAGTATATATGGATATCGGAGTCAGAGACTGCAGACGTATCAATAGATATTTTAGTTCCAGGATATGTACCTAATAGAAGTCAATATAATGATGTTGTAGTAGAGTGGGAAAATTGA
- a CDS encoding Athe_2463 domain-containing protein codes for MKKYINKILIISLLIQMINITVLANSTNIKTAKESLEIANNFLGENLGHYDYFLDENIKGQKINEKLDVKGTPAFNNMPIFVYGSEEKASIDAVKEAAIKVIKRPDEEGIPQYRCLGYTLNGDLFANPVFPPDYPPTQNVKTLNGRWVKEPWNHEHPYIRQWIKSKDFKPDILFETTGRRDFFAANIVDGPEPQYFSDGGSVEDYVHIIQPPTMYS; via the coding sequence GTGAAAAAGTATATAAATAAAATACTGATTATATCTTTACTTATACAGATGATTAACATTACTGTATTAGCAAATAGCACCAATATAAAAACAGCTAAAGAATCACTCGAAATTGCCAATAATTTTTTAGGAGAAAACTTAGGTCACTATGATTATTTTTTAGATGAGAACATAAAAGGACAAAAAATAAATGAGAAGTTGGATGTTAAGGGTACTCCGGCTTTTAATAACATGCCTATTTTTGTATATGGCAGTGAGGAAAAAGCCAGTATTGATGCTGTTAAAGAAGCTGCAATTAAAGTAATTAAAAGACCTGATGAAGAAGGAATTCCACAATACAGATGTTTAGGCTACACTCTTAATGGAGATTTATTTGCAAATCCTGTGTTTCCACCTGATTATCCTCCTACTCAGAATGTAAAAACACTTAATGGAAGATGGGTAAAGGAACCATGGAACCACGAGCACCCTTATATTCGGCAGTGGATAAAATCTAAAGATTTTAAACCTGACATATTATTCGAAACAACCGGAAGGCGGGATTTCTTTGCCGCAAATATAGTTGACGGTCCGGAGCCCCAATATTTTTCTGACGGAGGTTCTGTTGAAGACTATGTACATATAATCCAGCCCCCTACAATGTATTCATGA
- a CDS encoding WXG100 family type VII secretion target has protein sequence MARISFSPEQARGVARSIKNKGDAAKGVVEQLDREIKSVEGWWEGDSARAFVDEFNSLKPSLDKLVECVHNISMQLDKIAEIKEQSERDIASQLRK, from the coding sequence ATGGCAAGGATAAGTTTTAGTCCTGAACAAGCGAGAGGTGTGGCAAGATCAATTAAAAACAAAGGAGATGCAGCAAAGGGTGTTGTCGAACAGCTTGACAGGGAAATCAAATCAGTTGAAGGCTGGTGGGAAGGTGATTCTGCAAGAGCTTTTGTAGATGAGTTTAACAGTTTGAAGCCAAGTCTTGATAAGCTAGTGGAGTGTGTACATAACATTAGCATGCAATTAGATAAAATTGCAGAAATTAAAGAACAGAGTGAACGTGACATAGCTTCTCAACTTAGAAAGTAA
- a CDS encoding Mbeg1-like protein: MNELNQEIQDQGLEGRLLNTLIYLNIEWSDAEDGWMLRDILNRLGKFYNSPDGTICEEKYAMYKELYLEDSMKLGRRDKKSETGFKEGSEEDYENRMRQYRILKNAVENNERLANMTIGNQSWNMGDKFNDRKGLNACTFEDENGNIIVVYRGTASGEWGDNSEGLIGLVNETQQQKQAMEYFDYIVEKNNYHKKNIEITITGHLKGGNKAQYTTVNSKYRDLIKYCFSYDGQGFSPEAIEAFEKRFDDYNESLKKLYSFNGENDFVNPLGIYIIPDENRFYFKTVIPSEIPLNINSPKDVLEFIKNITGISDVAKLHFPDSCLTEDGEFEGGKSYKKSS, translated from the coding sequence ATGAATGAATTAAATCAGGAGATCCAGGATCAGGGTTTAGAAGGAAGACTGTTAAATACATTAATATATTTAAATATTGAATGGTCTGACGCTGAAGATGGATGGATGCTTAGAGATATATTAAATAGATTAGGTAAATTTTACAATTCTCCCGATGGTACTATATGCGAAGAGAAATATGCTATGTATAAGGAATTATACCTTGAAGACTCCATGAAATTAGGCAGAAGAGATAAAAAATCTGAAACTGGCTTTAAAGAAGGTTCCGAAGAAGACTATGAAAATAGGATGCGTCAATATAGAATTTTAAAAAATGCAGTTGAAAATAATGAAAGATTAGCCAATATGACTATAGGAAATCAGAGCTGGAATATGGGTGATAAATTCAATGACAGAAAAGGTCTTAATGCATGTACATTTGAGGACGAAAACGGGAATATAATAGTGGTGTATAGAGGAACAGCCTCCGGAGAATGGGGAGACAATTCCGAAGGACTTATAGGATTAGTTAATGAAACTCAACAACAAAAACAGGCAATGGAATACTTTGATTATATAGTGGAAAAAAACAACTATCATAAAAAGAATATAGAAATTACTATTACAGGTCATTTAAAAGGTGGTAATAAGGCACAGTATACAACTGTAAATTCAAAATATAGAGATTTAATAAAATATTGCTTTAGCTATGATGGTCAGGGTTTTTCTCCCGAAGCTATAGAAGCTTTTGAGAAAAGATTTGATGATTACAATGAATCATTAAAAAAACTTTATAGTTTTAATGGAGAAAATGACTTTGTAAATCCCCTTGGCATATATATAATTCCAGATGAAAACCGTTTTTATTTTAAAACTGTAATTCCATCAGAGATTCCACTAAATATAAATAGCCCTAAAGATGTTTTAGAATTTATAAAAAATATTACAGGCATCTCTGATGTTGCAAAACTACACTTTCCAGATTCGTGTTTAACAGAAGATGGGGAATTTGAAGGTGGAAAAAGTTACAAAAAAAGCAGTTGA
- a CDS encoding IS256 family transposase yields MSTLSKEQIKAIVKGNNFQSVTDVTNYLKDIFKDIIQELMEAELEEKLGYAKEERSAKNTDNCRNGYSTKTLKSEFGEVEIQIPRDRKGEFEPKIIPKYQRNVSGIEEKIISLYARGMSTRDIGEQLKDLYGVEISAEMLSRITDRIIPEIKEWQQRPLEPIYTFCFMDAIHYKVRDEGRICNRAAYVVIGVNVEGYKDILGIWIGENESSKFWLGVMNDLKNRGVQDVMLFCVDGLTGLKEAINAAFPMAEIQRCIIHQLRNSFKYVSCKDIKAFSNDFKNVYKAINEKVALEKFYELKEKWGKSYPFAIRSWENNWDVLSPFYKFPEEIRKIIYTTNVIEGLHRQYRKVTKSKTMFPSDDSLEKMLYMASKNVIKKWTQRYKNWDRVLNQLIIQYPGRLDNYVS; encoded by the coding sequence ATGTCAACATTATCAAAAGAACAGATAAAAGCAATAGTTAAGGGAAATAATTTCCAAAGTGTGACTGATGTCACGAACTATCTTAAAGACATTTTTAAAGACATTATACAAGAGCTTATGGAAGCTGAATTAGAAGAAAAGCTTGGTTATGCTAAGGAAGAACGTAGTGCAAAAAATACCGACAACTGTAGAAATGGTTATTCTACTAAGACTTTAAAAAGTGAATTTGGAGAAGTTGAGATTCAAATTCCAAGGGACCGTAAAGGAGAGTTTGAGCCTAAAATTATACCTAAATATCAAAGAAATGTTTCCGGCATAGAAGAAAAAATAATATCTCTATACGCAAGGGGCATGTCAACCAGGGATATTGGAGAGCAGCTAAAGGACCTTTATGGAGTGGAAATATCTGCGGAAATGCTTAGTAGGATTACTGACCGTATTATTCCTGAAATAAAAGAATGGCAACAAAGACCCTTAGAACCTATATATACATTTTGTTTTATGGATGCCATTCATTATAAAGTAAGAGATGAAGGAAGAATATGTAATCGTGCAGCCTATGTGGTTATTGGTGTTAATGTTGAGGGATATAAAGACATACTGGGTATATGGATTGGAGAAAATGAATCATCAAAATTCTGGCTTGGTGTAATGAATGATCTTAAAAACAGGGGTGTACAGGATGTAATGCTATTTTGCGTGGATGGACTTACAGGACTGAAAGAAGCTATAAATGCTGCGTTTCCTATGGCAGAAATACAAAGATGCATAATACATCAACTGCGTAATTCCTTTAAGTATGTATCCTGCAAAGACATAAAAGCCTTTAGTAATGATTTTAAAAATGTCTACAAAGCTATTAATGAAAAGGTTGCCTTAGAGAAGTTTTATGAATTAAAAGAAAAATGGGGAAAAAGCTATCCCTTTGCGATACGGAGCTGGGAAAATAATTGGGATGTACTAAGTCCATTCTATAAATTCCCAGAAGAAATCCGAAAGATTATCTATACAACTAATGTCATTGAAGGATTACACCGGCAGTACCGTAAGGTAACAAAATCAAAAACTATGTTTCCATCAGATGATTCTTTAGAAAAAATGCTATATATGGCTTCAAAAAATGTGATAAAAAAATGGACCCAACGTTATAAAAATTGGGATAGGGTATTGAATCAACTGATAATTCAATACCCAGGACGCCTTGACAATTATGTTAGTTAA